In Bacillota bacterium, the following are encoded in one genomic region:
- a CDS encoding ABC transporter ATP-binding protein, whose amino-acid sequence MIEIMNLSKSYNRGTVKAVDDLNLNIEHGEIFGFLGPNGAGKTTTIKMMVGLLKPENGEVTINGKSINNEPLEVKKIISFVPDSPEVYEKLTGIEYLNFMGDVYEVPAEDRLKRIPYLLDLFSLSDSVGDLIQSYSHGMRQKIVLVGAMLHEPEVFILDEPMVGLDPRSSNNLKNYMREHCEKGKTVFFSTHILEVAERLCDRIGIINHGKLIACGTMDELKNMAANRETLENIFLELTEK is encoded by the coding sequence TTGATTGAAATCATGAATCTCTCGAAAAGCTACAACAGGGGTACAGTAAAAGCAGTAGATGACTTAAATCTTAATATTGAGCACGGTGAGATATTCGGGTTTCTTGGACCAAACGGGGCTGGCAAAACAACAACGATTAAGATGATGGTTGGTTTGCTGAAACCGGAAAACGGGGAAGTTACGATCAACGGTAAAAGTATTAATAATGAACCCTTAGAAGTTAAAAAAATAATCAGTTTTGTTCCTGACAGTCCTGAAGTTTATGAAAAGCTTACCGGTATCGAATATCTGAATTTTATGGGTGATGTCTATGAGGTACCGGCAGAAGATCGCCTTAAAAGAATACCCTACCTGCTTGATCTATTTTCACTTAGCGATTCGGTGGGAGATCTGATCCAGTCTTACTCTCATGGCATGCGTCAGAAAATAGTCCTGGTTGGAGCCATGCTGCATGAACCTGAGGTGTTTATTCTTGATGAACCGATGGTTGGCCTCGATCCCCGCTCTTCAAATAATCTTAAAAACTACATGAGAGAGCACTGCGAGAAAGGTAAAACAGTATTCTTTTCCACGCATATTCTCGAAGTTGCCGAAAGATTATGTGATAGGATCGGGATCATCAATCATGGGAAATTAATTGCCTGCGGCACCATGGACGAACTTAAGAATATGGCCGCCAACCGCGAAACCCTTGAAAATATTTTCCTGGAGCTGACTGAAAAATGA
- a CDS encoding FMN-binding protein → MKKRVKILFIVIAAALVVGGAIGGKYLSDLAKYRETIEEITIGEVDLSQIEDGIYTGSAESVWVGAAVEVTVKEHRITNILLEHRHGRGEEAEVLPQRVIEAQSLQVDLISGVTSSSKIILKAIENALTSVGTNGQ, encoded by the coding sequence TTGAAAAAAAGAGTTAAGATTTTATTTATAGTGATTGCTGCAGCGTTGGTAGTCGGCGGAGCAATCGGCGGAAAGTATCTTTCTGATCTGGCAAAATACAGGGAAACCATTGAGGAGATAACTATCGGAGAAGTAGATTTAAGCCAAATAGAGGACGGTATATATACCGGATCAGCTGAGTCGGTTTGGGTAGGCGCCGCAGTTGAAGTAACTGTTAAAGAACACCGGATAACTAATATTCTGCTTGAGCACAGGCATGGCCGGGGTGAGGAAGCAGAAGTATTACCCCAGCGGGTAATTGAAGCCCAGTCTCTGCAGGTTGATCTGATCAGTGGGGTAACATCCAGCAGTAAGATAATACTTAAGGCAATTGAAAATGCTTTGACATCTGTAGGCACAAATGGTCAATAA
- a CDS encoding RidA family protein — protein MSNHLKKSNPCTIHPPGPYTHVVRYNNMIFLSGQVGFKPDGSIDKDAESQAMQVFRNIEACLASEGATLDDLIKLTIIAVGSESKAGAAKARDHFLKDRYPACTFIVVPELYLPEYLVEVEAIAALP, from the coding sequence TTGAGTAATCACCTTAAGAAAAGTAACCCTTGTACCATCCACCCCCCCGGTCCTTATACCCATGTTGTTCGTTATAACAATATGATTTTTTTATCGGGGCAGGTTGGTTTTAAACCTGATGGCAGTATTGATAAGGATGCTGAGAGTCAGGCCATGCAAGTTTTTAGAAATATTGAAGCCTGCCTGGCTTCGGAAGGGGCAACACTAGATGATCTGATTAAATTGACTATCATTGCGGTGGGATCAGAAAGTAAGGCGGGAGCAGCGAAAGCCAGAGACCACTTTCTAAAAGATCGTTATCCGGCCTGCACCTTTATTGTTGTTCCCGAACTTTACCTTCCAGAGTACCTGGTTGAAGTTGAGGCTATTGCCGCCCTGCCTTAA
- the corA gene encoding magnesium/cobalt transporter CorA — protein MDEITKKMPHTRDVPPGVLVHIGKLKSNKTIVTICGYSEDIYWEKKTEDVEECSSILRNEPPMLWVNVDGLANLDMLRAIGDSFKLHQLTIEDVLNTEQRPRQGAYDSYTHIVMKALEHNPNDYSIEEEQVSLVIGNNFVVSFSERESDNYALIRKRIESGKGGVRSRGSDYLGYLLMDIVVDNYFSVLEKGGERIEILEEELLEKPDEKTLHSVHSLKREMLGMRQMVWPLREALVGLEQSDSIFVHTDTALHLRDLYFHVVQIIDTIEVHREMLSGMIEIYLSSVNNKLNEVMKLLTMFAAIFIPLTLISGIYGMNFLYMPELKWYYGYPFALGLMLLVVAVMLFYFRRKKWL, from the coding sequence ATGGATGAAATTACAAAGAAAATGCCGCATACCCGGGATGTACCTCCAGGTGTGTTGGTCCATATCGGCAAATTAAAGAGCAATAAAACAATTGTTACTATCTGTGGGTATAGTGAAGATATCTATTGGGAAAAGAAAACTGAAGATGTTGAAGAATGCAGTTCTATTCTAAGAAATGAGCCTCCCATGCTCTGGGTAAACGTTGATGGCTTGGCCAACCTGGATATGCTGCGTGCAATCGGAGATTCTTTTAAGCTGCATCAACTCACCATTGAGGATGTTCTAAATACTGAACAACGACCTCGACAGGGAGCTTACGATAGCTACACTCATATAGTAATGAAAGCCCTTGAACATAACCCTAACGATTACTCGATTGAAGAAGAACAGGTAAGCTTGGTTATTGGAAATAATTTTGTTGTTTCTTTTAGTGAACGAGAGTCGGATAACTATGCATTAATACGCAAAAGGATTGAAAGTGGGAAGGGGGGAGTCCGCAGCAGGGGTTCTGACTATCTGGGCTATTTACTAATGGATATTGTTGTAGACAATTATTTTTCAGTTCTTGAAAAAGGCGGCGAACGTATTGAAATTTTGGAAGAAGAACTATTAGAAAAACCGGATGAAAAAACACTCCATTCGGTTCACAGCCTAAAACGGGAAATGCTTGGTATGCGTCAAATGGTATGGCCACTCCGGGAAGCCTTAGTGGGACTTGAACAATCGGATTCAATATTTGTTCATACTGATACAGCTTTACATCTCAGGGATCTTTATTTTCATGTTGTTCAAATAATAGATACAATTGAGGTCCACCGTGAGATGCTGTCAGGGATGATTGAAATCTACCTTTCCAGCGTTAATAATAAATTGAATGAAGTGATGAAACTCCTCACCATGTTTGCAGCCATATTCATACCGTTAACTCTTATTTCAGGTATCTATGGCATGAATTTTTTATATATGCCCGAGCTCAAATGGTATTATGGTTATCCCTTTGCTCTGGGGCTAATGTTATTAGTGGTTGCAGTTATGCTGTTCTATTTCAGGCGGAAAAAATGGCTGTAA
- a CDS encoding spermine/spermidine synthase encodes MAVTYNFLQNYQKGVLEQLGWLNEEVEVIERINGRAGELQLQRRGDEFEVIYNGVFLMATYNGLSEKAAVSDALKIITNNHAEPIRVLMGGLGVGYSLQEALSWEQVEKVVVAEIEPAVIRWSRDIFGRYNNHALEDIRCEMFCGDFREFLENEQTLNPDDPFGRWDLIMVDTDNGNSWLSLPGNAFFYGPDGLDLMRSCLVPGGITCFWCSRREETFESVLGEKFSEISFHRVMEKTGQEGCYYMAFKTAINNR; translated from the coding sequence ATGGCTGTAACCTACAATTTTCTCCAAAATTATCAAAAAGGTGTGTTAGAACAGTTGGGCTGGCTAAATGAAGAAGTAGAAGTTATTGAAAGAATAAACGGACGAGCCGGAGAACTGCAGCTTCAGCGCCGGGGAGATGAATTCGAAGTCATCTATAACGGGGTTTTCCTGATGGCAACCTATAACGGCTTGTCTGAAAAAGCTGCGGTCAGTGACGCTCTAAAAATAATTACAAACAACCATGCAGAGCCGATCAGAGTATTGATGGGAGGCCTGGGTGTAGGTTATAGCCTGCAGGAGGCACTAAGTTGGGAACAGGTTGAAAAAGTTGTTGTAGCTGAAATTGAACCTGCAGTGATTAGATGGAGCCGGGATATCTTTGGGAGATATAACAACCATGCTCTTGAAGATATCCGTTGTGAGATGTTCTGTGGTGATTTTCGTGAATTCCTGGAAAATGAGCAGACGTTGAATCCAGATGATCCATTCGGAAGATGGGATTTGATCATGGTTGATACTGACAATGGAAACAGCTGGCTTAGCCTACCCGGGAACGCATTTTTCTATGGGCCTGACGGCCTGGATTTGATGAGAAGCTGCCTTGTCCCTGGCGGCATTACCTGTTTTTGGTGTTCAAGGCGTGAAGAAACATTTGAAAGCGTTTTGGGTGAAAAATTTTCTGAGATTTCATTTCACCGGGTAATGGAGAAAACAGGACAGGAAGGCTGTTACTACATGGCTTTCAAAACTGCCATAAACAACCGGTAG
- a CDS encoding molybdopterin-binding protein, with product MKISQIKTEQAIGRLLCHDITRIEKDSFKGAQFKKGHRICPEDVEVLLNLGKNFIYVLELEKGDIHEDGAGERIAQALAGQGLEITRPSEGRVDLVARHRGLLKVDAARLFQINSIPEVVVSTLHTNSPVDAGEKVTGAKVIPLVVNESVITSVEEICASHGPLIQVLPYLNFKMGSVITGREVFEGRIKDGFGPVLKNKAAHYGLDEPVIRYCSDDTAKITASIDELIAEGCNMIVITGGMSVDPDDVTPTGIKDTGAEIIKYGAPALPGAMFLLAYKGGIPLIGLPACGMYYKNTVFDILMPRLMTGQKVSAAEIAALGHGGLCRQCEICIFPNCSFGKGNL from the coding sequence ATGAAAATCAGCCAGATCAAGACTGAACAGGCGATTGGGCGTTTACTCTGCCATGACATCACAAGAATAGAAAAAGATTCCTTCAAAGGAGCGCAGTTTAAAAAAGGACACCGTATTTGTCCCGAGGATGTTGAGGTCCTCCTTAATCTCGGTAAAAATTTTATATATGTTCTTGAGCTTGAAAAAGGCGATATTCATGAAGACGGCGCCGGCGAACGTATAGCCCAGGCTCTGGCTGGCCAGGGCCTGGAGATAACGCGTCCTTCAGAAGGTCGTGTTGATTTGGTTGCGCGGCACAGGGGATTACTTAAAGTAGATGCAGCAAGATTATTTCAGATTAATTCTATTCCCGAAGTAGTAGTATCGACCCTTCACACAAATTCTCCGGTGGATGCAGGTGAAAAAGTAACCGGCGCCAAGGTGATACCACTGGTTGTCAATGAATCAGTAATCACATCAGTAGAGGAGATATGTGCTTCCCATGGTCCGCTAATTCAGGTTTTGCCATATTTGAATTTTAAAATGGGTAGTGTCATTACCGGCAGAGAAGTATTTGAAGGGAGAATCAAGGACGGTTTTGGCCCAGTCCTCAAAAATAAAGCAGCTCATTACGGTTTGGATGAACCGGTGATTAGGTACTGTTCGGATGATACTGCAAAAATAACTGCTTCAATAGATGAACTTATTGCGGAAGGGTGTAATATGATCGTCATTACCGGCGGCATGTCTGTTGATCCCGATGATGTTACGCCAACCGGAATCAAGGATACCGGCGCAGAAATTATAAAGTACGGGGCCCCTGCCCTGCCCGGGGCCATGTTTCTTCTGGCCTATAAGGGTGGCATACCATTGATCGGCCTTCCGGCATGCGGCATGTATTATAAAAATACAGTATTCGATATCCTGATGCCCCGCCTGATGACCGGACAGAAAGTGAGCGCTGCGGAAATAGCTGCCCTTGGGCATGGTGGTTTGTGCAGGCAGTGTGAAATATGCATATTTCCGAATTGCTCTTTTGGGAAAGGTAACCTGTAA
- the modA gene encoding molybdate ABC transporter substrate-binding protein, translating into MIILVVFISLVGCSDPEKITLNISAATSLTDAINEVNVYYLQENSNLELLTNFAASGDLQTQIENGAPVDIFISASPIQMDNLEAKDLILNDTRQDLISNRIVLITLKDKNFDFTGFENLMDDKITLIAMGDPEFVPAGYYGRQVFDFLDLPFEEILHKFVLTGNVRQVVGYVESGNVDAGILFTSDVVNSDRVRIVAIAPDEINNTILYPVAIIASSTRTETARSYVEFLFTTVAQEIFEKHGFLLIQSR; encoded by the coding sequence ATGATCATACTGGTTGTATTTATAAGTCTGGTTGGCTGTTCTGATCCGGAAAAAATAACACTGAATATATCAGCGGCCACCAGTCTGACCGATGCGATAAATGAAGTCAATGTATATTATCTGCAAGAAAACAGCAATTTGGAGTTGTTAACCAACTTTGCTGCTTCAGGTGATCTGCAAACACAAATTGAAAACGGCGCTCCGGTTGATATTTTTATCTCGGCTTCCCCGATCCAGATGGATAATCTGGAAGCCAAAGATTTGATTTTAAACGACACCCGCCAGGATCTTATAAGTAACAGGATAGTTCTCATCACCCTGAAGGATAAAAATTTTGACTTTACAGGTTTCGAGAATCTAATGGATGACAAAATAACACTCATTGCCATGGGTGATCCCGAGTTTGTACCTGCTGGTTATTACGGGCGTCAAGTCTTTGATTTTCTCGATTTGCCCTTTGAAGAGATCCTCCATAAGTTTGTTTTAACCGGTAATGTTAGACAGGTTGTCGGTTATGTTGAAAGTGGAAATGTTGATGCAGGGATACTATTTACTTCAGATGTTGTCAATTCTGATCGGGTAAGAATTGTTGCAATAGCGCCCGATGAGATAAATAATACAATACTTTACCCCGTTGCTATCATAGCTTCAAGTACGAGAACAGAAACTGCCCGGAGTTATGTAGAATTTCTTTTCACTACGGTAGCACAGGAAATATTTGAAAAACACGGATTTTTATTAATCCAAAGCCGGTAA
- the modB gene encoding molybdate ABC transporter permease subunit encodes MFETFYSPLYVSLKTVLVSTLITFSLGIGAAHWMANYSGKLKSLIDGLFLLPLVLPPTVVGFGLLFLFGNNGPLGKLFNLIGINVVFSWPATVITAVIVSFPLMYMSARGGFEQVDINIENAARTLGASEWRIFWTVTLPLSWPSVMAATVLAFARALGEFGATLMLAGNIPGRTTTIPVAIYFKIQSGRMDEALILTLIVLAFAFISLVLLAYWKGKARNNGRSKALAGN; translated from the coding sequence ATGTTCGAAACATTCTATTCTCCTCTATATGTTTCCCTGAAAACAGTTTTGGTATCTACATTGATCACCTTTTCCCTCGGAATTGGCGCCGCACACTGGATGGCCAATTATTCCGGTAAGTTAAAAAGCTTGATCGATGGTCTATTTCTGCTTCCCCTTGTTTTACCTCCCACGGTTGTTGGATTCGGTCTTCTATTTCTATTTGGTAATAACGGTCCGTTGGGAAAACTATTTAATTTAATTGGAATTAATGTTGTATTTTCATGGCCGGCAACTGTGATTACAGCTGTTATCGTCTCGTTTCCCTTGATGTATATGTCTGCCCGTGGTGGGTTTGAACAGGTTGATATAAATATTGAAAATGCTGCCCGTACTTTGGGTGCAAGTGAATGGCGGATATTCTGGACAGTAACACTGCCTCTTTCCTGGCCTTCGGTGATGGCTGCAACTGTTCTGGCTTTTGCCCGTGCCCTGGGTGAGTTCGGTGCAACATTGATGCTGGCCGGAAATATTCCCGGCAGAACGACGACTATACCGGTTGCCATCTACTTTAAAATACAATCTGGCCGGATGGACGAGGCCCTTATTTTAACCTTAATAGTCCTGGCCTTTGCATTCATATCGCTGGTTTTACTTGCCTACTGGAAAGGGAAAGCCAGGAATAACGGAAGGAGTAAGGCTCTTGCTGGAAATTAA
- a CDS encoding ABC transporter ATP-binding protein: MLEIKVKRNLTDFNLDVEINVDKEILSILGPSGSGKTMTLMCIAGLLHPDEGLIRLNGKVLFDSKKGIFMPPQKRKIGFVFQNYALFPHLTVAENIAYGIHDKPKKFANDRIKELLEIIHIPGLINRYPNELSSGQQQRVALARAIAPEPEVLLLDEPFSALDTFRRERLEYELLNLYQYFEGDILFVTHDLDQGFKLGNRIAIFENGRVIQCEAKEEVIANPENITAAKMLGVKNLLSGRITEIDEGGVSVLIPEFGMKLKAVGTISEKLSPDQPVLVGIRPEHIELKDFPGINTLSCISEQVLDGVTNFHSFYYAVNDAVKRYRLERCSPRSSSIAVHPEGENYCYLYFPPERLIVLAE, translated from the coding sequence TTGCTGGAAATTAAGGTAAAAAGAAATTTAACTGATTTCAATCTTGACGTCGAAATCAATGTAGACAAGGAAATCCTATCGATACTGGGACCTTCCGGATCAGGCAAGACTATGACACTTATGTGTATAGCCGGATTACTCCACCCTGATGAAGGATTGATAAGGCTGAATGGTAAAGTCCTTTTTGACTCTAAGAAGGGGATATTTATGCCGCCTCAAAAAAGAAAAATCGGCTTTGTATTTCAGAACTATGCGCTTTTTCCTCACCTAACTGTTGCTGAGAATATAGCCTATGGTATACACGATAAACCGAAGAAATTTGCAAATGACAGGATTAAGGAACTGCTTGAAATTATTCATATACCAGGACTAATAAATCGATATCCCAATGAACTTTCATCAGGTCAACAGCAAAGGGTTGCCCTGGCGAGGGCTATTGCCCCTGAACCGGAAGTTCTGTTACTCGACGAACCTTTCTCTGCACTTGATACATTCCGTCGCGAACGGCTTGAATATGAGCTGCTCAACCTCTACCAGTATTTCGAGGGTGATATCCTTTTTGTCACACATGATCTGGACCAGGGTTTTAAACTTGGGAATCGAATTGCCATTTTTGAAAATGGACGGGTCATTCAGTGCGAAGCAAAAGAAGAGGTTATTGCCAACCCGGAAAACATTACAGCTGCAAAAATGCTTGGAGTAAAGAATTTGCTGAGCGGCAGGATTACAGAGATAGACGAGGGAGGAGTATCTGTTTTAATACCGGAGTTCGGAATGAAATTAAAAGCTGTCGGAACGATATCTGAAAAACTTTCCCCAGACCAGCCGGTCCTGGTCGGAATTAGGCCGGAACATATTGAACTAAAAGATTTTCCGGGAATTAACACTTTGTCCTGTATATCGGAACAGGTCCTGGACGGGGTAACCAACTTCCACAGCTTTTATTACGCTGTCAACGATGCAGTTAAAAGATACAGGTTGGAAAGATGCTCACCGAGAAGTTCATCAATAGCTGTTCATCCGGAGGGTGAAAACTACTGCTATCTTTACTTTCCTCCGGAACGTTTGATTGTCCTGGCTGAATAA